In Nanohaloarchaea archaeon SW_7_43_1, a single window of DNA contains:
- a CDS encoding 30S ribosomal protein S4 produces MVKKLKKQYETPNEGWSEERIQKEDQLVEEYGLKNKKEVYKAESMLRDLRREARKLVAEEDEEQNRNLINKAQSLGLVKSDAQLENILTLNTTDILDRRLQTAVNRKGYSDTVKEARQLVTHGHTEIDGKRVNIPGYLLTKDEEKNLEVELPEQEENKETEETEEQEETVDESDETDEAEENESEEETTENEDNEEGEE; encoded by the coding sequence ATGGTTAAAAAATTAAAGAAACAGTACGAGACACCAAACGAAGGCTGGAGCGAAGAAAGAATCCAAAAAGAAGACCAGCTAGTTGAGGAGTACGGCCTTAAGAACAAGAAAGAAGTATACAAAGCAGAAAGCATGCTCAGAGACCTGAGAAGAGAAGCAAGAAAGCTTGTTGCAGAGGAGGATGAGGAACAGAACAGGAACCTGATCAACAAGGCGCAGTCACTCGGACTTGTGAAGAGTGATGCACAACTTGAAAATATTCTAACACTGAATACTACAGACATCCTAGACCGAAGGCTGCAGACAGCAGTCAATAGAAAAGGATACTCCGATACCGTCAAAGAGGCAAGACAACTGGTAACACATGGACATACAGAGATCGACGGAAAACGAGTAAACATTCCAGGATACCTGCTCACAAAGGATGAAGAGAAAAATCTGGAAGTCGAACTTCCAGAACAAGAAGAGAACAAAGAAACAGAGGAGACTGAGGAACAGGAGGAAACAGTAGATGAATCAGATGAGACAGATGAAGCTGAAGAAAACGAATCTGAAGAAGAAACCACAGAAAACGAGGATAACGAAGAAGGTGAAGAATAA
- a CDS encoding aspartate--tRNA(Asn) ligase yields the protein MLERKYTHNITTEDGGEKVSVAGWAHEIRDLGGITFVVLRDREGQIQVIFKEDEDEELFEKAQEIGKEDIVHVTGTVEENDQAPGDREIHPETLKVIGEAESPLPMDVSKNIDSDLSTRLDARFMDLRKPEVHAVFSLRSHLIENMEEWFDENEYINIQTPTIAKMGAEGGAELFPVIYYDEEAFLSQSPQLYKQMLMAAGFDKVYKTGTAFRAEEFATSRHVSEISMFDVELAFIEDQHDVMNVLEESLRYTLEETKKEAADDLDMLGIDLEVPEEDFPRIKFEQARRILREEYDHEPDDPEDLDTKGEKLLGEHFMEKGHPAVFVVGYPGEKFYYMEAREGDEYQSRRFDFIYRGLELASGGQREHDMDRLMNAVEDEGIDPEDISFYLESFKYGMPPHGGYGLGIDRLVKQVAELENVKEGILFPRTPDRLTP from the coding sequence ATGCTAGAGAGAAAATATACACATAATATTACAACTGAGGATGGCGGAGAAAAGGTCTCAGTCGCCGGCTGGGCACATGAAATCAGAGATCTTGGAGGAATAACATTTGTCGTTCTCAGAGACCGTGAAGGACAGATTCAGGTAATATTCAAGGAGGATGAAGACGAGGAACTATTCGAGAAAGCACAGGAAATCGGTAAAGAAGATATAGTACATGTAACAGGGACCGTAGAGGAAAACGATCAGGCACCCGGAGATAGGGAAATTCATCCTGAAACATTAAAGGTAATCGGAGAAGCCGAATCACCTCTTCCGATGGATGTTTCGAAGAATATTGACTCCGATCTCTCCACAAGATTGGATGCTCGATTTATGGATCTAAGAAAACCAGAGGTCCATGCCGTATTCTCACTTAGATCTCATCTCATAGAAAACATGGAGGAATGGTTTGATGAGAACGAGTATATCAACATTCAGACTCCTACAATCGCCAAGATGGGTGCGGAAGGAGGAGCAGAGCTGTTCCCTGTAATCTACTATGATGAAGAGGCTTTCCTGTCACAGAGTCCACAGCTCTACAAACAGATGCTGATGGCAGCAGGATTCGATAAAGTATACAAAACCGGGACCGCATTCAGAGCAGAAGAATTCGCGACATCCCGGCATGTATCTGAAATCTCGATGTTCGATGTGGAGCTCGCATTCATTGAGGATCAACATGATGTAATGAACGTTTTGGAGGAATCACTGAGATACACTCTGGAAGAAACTAAAAAAGAGGCAGCAGACGATCTTGACATGCTTGGAATAGATCTTGAAGTTCCTGAAGAAGATTTCCCGAGAATCAAGTTTGAGCAAGCCCGGAGAATCCTCAGAGAGGAATACGATCACGAGCCGGATGATCCCGAAGATCTTGACACGAAAGGGGAGAAACTGCTTGGCGAACACTTCATGGAGAAAGGTCATCCAGCAGTTTTCGTTGTGGGATATCCTGGAGAAAAGTTCTATTACATGGAGGCCCGTGAAGGAGACGAATACCAGTCCAGAAGATTTGACTTCATCTATAGAGGGCTGGAGCTTGCATCCGGCGGACAGAGAGAACACGATATGGATAGGCTGATGAACGCTGTGGAGGACGAAGGAATCGATCCAGAAGACATCTCATTCTATCTAGAATCCTTCAAGTACGGAATGCCTCCACACGGCGGATACGGCCTAGGTATAGACCGACTGGTTAAACAGGTAGCCGAACTCGAAAACGTCAAGGAAGGAATCCTGTTCCCAAGAACACCGGACAGGCTCACGCCATAA
- a CDS encoding RNA-guided pseudouridylation complex pseudouridine synthase subunit Cbf5: protein MKSAKWYTKEQAETDPEFGSIPKEGSIEELMEKGIILLDKPFGPQSNQVSTWIKKELNVKKTGHFGTLDPNATGILPIGVNKGTRASKAMSKTDKEYIFEAELGEGKNKAKIREVLKSFKGVNRQLPPEKSAVKREEREREAYETELLEVEEKRILGRVKCESGFYVRVLISQLGEKLDTEAEMEELRRTQQADISETETNTLQEIVDAYHYYNEGDEEELRKVLCPIEKAINHLRKIAIKDSAVNAVANGADLGTQGISKLQDGIKEGERVAITTLKGELIALGTAEMTSEQMFDKDDKAVTLESVHMKPETYPKRWKQ from the coding sequence ATGAAGTCAGCTAAATGGTACACAAAAGAACAAGCAGAGACCGACCCGGAGTTCGGGAGTATACCTAAGGAAGGAAGCATAGAAGAGTTAATGGAGAAAGGAATCATACTCTTGGACAAACCTTTCGGCCCACAGAGCAACCAAGTCTCTACATGGATAAAGAAAGAACTTAATGTAAAGAAAACAGGTCACTTCGGCACCCTAGATCCAAACGCCACAGGCATTCTACCGATCGGCGTAAACAAAGGAACAAGAGCCAGCAAAGCCATGAGCAAAACAGATAAGGAGTATATCTTCGAAGCTGAGCTGGGAGAAGGAAAAAATAAGGCTAAGATAAGAGAGGTGCTTAAAAGCTTCAAGGGAGTCAACAGACAGTTACCCCCTGAGAAAAGCGCAGTGAAAAGAGAGGAGAGGGAAAGAGAAGCATACGAAACTGAACTTCTGGAAGTAGAAGAAAAAAGGATTCTAGGAAGAGTTAAATGTGAATCAGGGTTCTATGTCCGGGTATTGATCAGCCAGCTAGGGGAGAAACTTGACACCGAAGCAGAAATGGAGGAACTCAGGAGAACACAGCAGGCAGATATCTCAGAAACGGAGACAAACACTTTACAGGAGATAGTCGATGCCTATCATTACTACAACGAAGGTGACGAAGAAGAACTACGTAAAGTTCTCTGCCCGATCGAAAAAGCAATCAATCACTTAAGAAAAATAGCTATCAAAGATTCCGCTGTGAACGCTGTGGCAAACGGCGCCGACCTAGGAACACAAGGAATATCTAAACTCCAGGACGGCATAAAAGAAGGTGAGAGAGTGGCAATCACCACGCTGAAAGGCGAGCTAATAGCGCTCGGAACCGCAGAGATGACATCAGAGCAGATGTTCGACAAAGACGACAAAGCGGTAACTCTAGAATCAGTACATATGAAACCGGAAACATATCCCAAAAGATGGAAACAGTAA
- a CDS encoding deoxyuridine 5'-triphosphate nucleotidohydrolase, with translation MILNRQQLENEIKKGLVQDYIDLETQLTPQGFDLTAGEIHRYRSSGSLDFSNSEREIPDTEKVEPVKRNEDDEYGWWRLEPGAYKVVMNERVDIPENLTAFAYPRSSLLRMGCSIENAVWDAGYTGTGSFMLVVENEDGVKIKENARVNQLVFHMIDKTEEGYSGRYHEGEV, from the coding sequence ATGATACTGAATAGACAGCAGCTAGAAAACGAAATAAAGAAGGGTCTTGTACAGGATTACATTGATCTGGAAACACAATTAACCCCCCAGGGTTTTGATCTGACTGCTGGAGAGATCCACAGATACAGGAGCTCAGGGAGTCTTGATTTCTCTAATTCGGAAAGGGAAATACCTGATACTGAGAAGGTTGAACCGGTTAAAAGAAACGAAGATGACGAGTATGGATGGTGGAGATTGGAACCTGGTGCTTACAAGGTTGTTATGAATGAGAGGGTAGACATTCCAGAGAATCTGACTGCTTTTGCCTATCCACGGTCCTCGCTGCTTCGGATGGGCTGCAGTATCGAAAATGCGGTTTGGGATGCGGGTTATACTGGTACAGGCAGCTTCATGCTAGTAGTAGAAAACGAGGACGGTGTCAAGATAAAGGAAAACGCCCGTGTAAATCAACTGGTTTTCCATATGATAGATAAGACAGAAGAGGGCTACTCCGGAAGGTATCATGAGGGCGAGGTTTAG
- a CDS encoding 30S ribosomal protein S13, translating to MAETQQIVRIARTGVGGAKPVSKALTGLKGVGDMYANAVSQKLDIDADQTLGDLSEDKIDEIEEIIKNPDQIDLPTWVRNRRKERDTGEDNHLIESDLELKEEFDIRRMKEINSYKGWRHEIGLPVRGQKTKSSFRTGSKIGVSRARLQEEAAEGSSEEGDE from the coding sequence ATGGCCGAGACACAGCAAATTGTAAGGATTGCAAGAACAGGTGTGGGCGGAGCTAAACCGGTAAGCAAAGCGCTTACAGGGCTTAAAGGTGTAGGAGATATGTATGCAAATGCCGTTTCACAGAAACTTGATATAGACGCAGATCAGACACTTGGAGATCTTTCAGAAGACAAAATAGATGAGATCGAAGAAATAATCAAAAATCCTGACCAGATTGATCTGCCGACATGGGTAAGAAACAGGAGAAAGGAAAGAGATACTGGCGAAGATAATCATCTGATCGAATCCGATCTGGAGCTCAAAGAAGAGTTCGATATCAGAAGAATGAAAGAAATTAATTCATACAAAGGGTGGAGACATGAGATCGGCCTACCAGTGAGAGGTCAGAAGACAAAATCATCATTCAGAACAGGAAGCAAAATCGGGGTTTCCCGAGCAAGACTTCAGGAAGAAGCCGCAGAGGGAAGCAGCGAGGAAGGTGATGAATAA
- a CDS encoding 30S ribosomal protein S11, protein MTKKGIVNIYSSFNNTILHITDATGAETISRISAGMVTDKGRLQGSPFPAMKAAKQAVDEAMEKGIEKVDIQVRAPGGQKQKMPGKGAQPAIRAISRSDLEVGNIEDVTPVPHDGCRAKGGKRGRRV, encoded by the coding sequence ATGACCAAGAAAGGGATAGTTAACATTTACTCGAGTTTCAACAACACAATACTACACATTACAGATGCAACCGGGGCGGAGACAATCTCAAGAATCTCAGCCGGAATGGTAACAGACAAAGGAAGACTACAGGGAAGCCCTTTCCCCGCCATGAAAGCAGCTAAACAAGCAGTAGATGAGGCTATGGAGAAAGGCATTGAGAAAGTCGACATACAGGTAAGAGCACCTGGCGGACAGAAACAGAAGATGCCAGGTAAGGGAGCACAGCCAGCTATTAGAGCGATTTCCCGATCCGACCTAGAGGTCGGAAACATTGAAGATGTCACACCTGTACCGCACGATGGATGTAGAGCAAAAGGCGGTAAAAGAGGACGCAGAGTATAA
- a CDS encoding peptidylprolyl isomerase, protein MTEVRASHILVDNEEHANQIKLELERSDKNFAQLAKEKSEGPSGDKGGDLGFFSRGDMVKPFEKKAFEMDTGEVSDPVKTEFGWHLIKKTDER, encoded by the coding sequence ATGACTGAAGTACGTGCATCCCATATTCTCGTTGACAATGAAGAACACGCAAACCAGATTAAGCTTGAGCTGGAGAGGAGCGATAAGAACTTCGCCCAGCTAGCAAAAGAGAAATCCGAAGGACCCTCCGGCGACAAAGGCGGAGACTTGGGATTCTTCAGCCGGGGAGACATGGTGAAGCCTTTCGAGAAGAAAGCATTTGAGATGGATACAGGAGAAGTCTCAGATCCTGTAAAGACAGAGTTCGGATGGCACCTAATCAAGAAAACAGATGAAAGATAA